The sequence below is a genomic window from Acidobacteriota bacterium.
AGTGATTCTGGAGGAATACCTGAACGCTGTGTGAAAGGGCGGGGTCGCTGCTCCGGTCGGTCGTCACGACGACGTCGTTCAGCCCGTCCGAGTTCATGTCCCCGATCGCCACGGCCTGCAGGGACGATCCTGAGACTCCTGGGAGGAACGTGACCTGACTGAAGAGCTGCGGGGCGGCTCCTGCGTCCACCCGGATCGACGTCCGATCGTCTCCCGGGAAGACCAAGGTCGAGTCACCAACCGTCGTCGGCGTCCACGTGGCAGAGTACACGCCGTCGCCGGGCACCGCGTCGCCGTCGAGCCCGTCATCGTTGAGGAGAATCTGCGGGCCGCCGGGTTCGACCGACACTTCCACGGCCCCGGCCGGCTCCGAGCAATCGATGTGCAGGACCGACAGGAGGACGGGCGCGCCCACGGATGCTCTCAACGCCCGACCTGCGGGCGAGAGACGCGCGATGACGACCTTGTTCGAGCAGGTGAGAGATCCGAAGGCGCTGAGCCGCTTGCCGGTGATCGTTCCGGACAGGGAGCTCCGGTCATCGCCGCCAGCCAGGATCAGGTTGCGGATGGCCCGCCAGTCACGAGTTGGATCGGCCGATTTCAGCAGAGCCGCCACGCCGGTCACGTGCGGCGCCGCCATGGATGTGCCGCTCTGCAACTCGTAGGTTTCCCCCGGCCACGTGCTCAGGACGTCGACCCCCGGAGCCCCGAGGTGGACCGACGAGCGTCCTTCGTTCGAGAACGGAGCCACTTGATTCTTGTCATCGGTCGCGGCGACGGCGATGACGTTCGAGAGTGAGTAACTCGCTGGGTAGGTCGCATAGGCGTCGAGGTCGTCCGCATCGTTCCCGGCGGAGGCGACAAAGAGAATTCCGCGCTGAAGGTGCGCGGCTACGGCGTCATGGAGCGCCTGGGAGTAGCCCGCGCCTCCCCAGCTGTTGTTCGTGGCCACGATGTCGACGCCAAGATCCTTCAGGCGGGCGAGGTAGTCGAGGCACTGCACCGCGCCGGAGACGGAGCCTTCACCCTGTGAATCCAGGAACTTGCAGCCAACCAACGAGGCACGCCAGGCCGTTCCCGTGACGCCGATGCCATTGTCTCCAACTGCCGCGATGGTCCCTGACACGTGGGTCCCGTGGCCGTTGTCGTCCTTCGGATCGGAATCGTGGTTCACGACATCGATGCCGTGGCAGTCGTCCGCGTAGCCGTCGTCGTCATCGTCCTGCGCGTTTCCGTTGCAATCACCGGGGTTGTTCCAGACGTTCGCGGCAAGATCGGGGTGCGTAAAATCGACGCCCGTGTCGAGGACGCCGATGACGACCGAGCGTGAACCGGTCGAGATGTCCCACGCATGCGGACCGCTGATTCCAGGCCCCGCTGTGTTGCCGGCCACCCCGGCGTTGAGCAATCCCCACTGCGACAGAAACAGAGGGTCGTCCGGGACACCGTGCGCGTGAACGTTGTAGTCGGGCTCCGCATACAAAACCGTCGGATCCCTGTGGAGCGATTCGATCGCCACGTCGACTTGAACGTCGTTCGGAAGCTCTAGGAGGTGCAGATTTCCGAATCGGGAGTATTTCCTGATCCGCTTGAATCGGCGCGAATCCGTCGAATGCGCGACGCTGAGGTCTGGAGTCTTGTCCCGGAAGCGAACGAGAATCCGATCGGATGCGTGCGGGCGAAGGCGAGGAGTCTTGCGTTCGTTTCGACTGTCGCCGGCGTCCAGCGGCGCGAGCGCGAGTAGCGGCGCGAGCAACGCCACGGTCAAGCCGACGGCTCTCATACGACGCGTCATCATCCCCCCGGCCGTTATTTCGATGCGTCAAGAGTATCTCCGGGATGGATGGATCGGCAAGCGCTCGCCGACGTAGTCCGCTCGATCGGCGCTCCTGCCGAATTCCGCTAACATGCCGCGCCATGGGTCCGGCCACCTCGATCGCCCGCGCGCCGCGGGACCTCGTCTCGATCGCCGCTGCCGCGGGAACGGCCGCGTGGCTCGACGCGCTGCGCGTGACGCGCGGCGCCGTCCCCCCCGTTCCGTGGAGTGAGACAGCCTCCCTCGCCCTCGCGGGAGGCACGTACCTGCTTGCGGCCGCCGTTGCCGCCCTCGCCGCCGTCCACGCCTTCGACGCCGCCCGGTCGATGCGGGGTCGACCGACGCAAGTCTCCGCCCCCGCCAGGGCGGTCGCCGCGTGCGCGGGCGCTCTCGCGCTCCTCGCCGCCTGCGACTTCGATCCCAAGTCCGGCTGGATCGCCGGGGCCATCCTCGCCGCGGTCATCGCGAGCTTCGTCGCGGTGGCCGCCTCCCGCCGCATGCCGGAGGCCGGGCCCGCGGGGCGTGTCGTCGTCCTCGTAATCCTCGTCGCGTCGTGGGGAGGGATGGCCGCCACACACCGCGCCCACGGCGCCCACCTCACCGCGAGCGCCGAGGCGCCCGCCGGCGCGAAACCAAACTTCGTCTTCATCGTGATCGACGCCCTGAGAGCCGACCACCTCGGCCTCTACGGCTACTCCCGCCCCACCTCCCCGATGATCGACCGCCTCGCGAAAGACGGCATCGTCTTCGAGAACGCCGTCGCCCCCTCGGCGTGGACCCTCCCATCGATGTCGTCGATCCTCACCTCCACCTTCCCCGGCCAGCACGGGACCGTGGAGCGCGGCGACACCCTCCCACACGACCTCCCAAAGATCTCGACGACGCTGAAAACAGCCGGCTACGAGACCGCCGCATTCACCGCGAACGCCTGGCTCAAGCGCACCTTCGCCTTCGACGACGGCTTCGACGCCTACGAAGATCTCGATCGCCTGAGCCTCGCGAGACGCCTCCTGGGCGTCGAGCTCAAGAACCTCGTGCTCCGCCGCCTGGACAAGATCCGCCTCGATCCCGAGCTCGTCCCCGTCGCCGAAGACCTCACCTCGCGGGCGGAAGGCTGGCTCGCGGAAAAAGGCGCGAAGCCCTTCTTCCTCTACCTCCACTACATGGACGTCCACGCGCCCTACAACGCCATCCCGAAGTACCACGGAAAGTTCTGCTCCGGGCACCGCTTCGACGTCAAAGATCACTGGCTCGAGAGCCGCTTCCGCGCCGGGCGGTACCGGAACGACGAAGCGGTGAGGGCGCACGTGATCGAGCTGTACGACGAGGACATCGCCGCCACCGACGAGTCGGTGGGACGGCTCATCGAGGCGGTGCGCGCG
It includes:
- a CDS encoding sulfatase; the protein is MGPATSIARAPRDLVSIAAAAGTAAWLDALRVTRGAVPPVPWSETASLALAGGTYLLAAAVAALAAVHAFDAARSMRGRPTQVSAPARAVAACAGALALLAACDFDPKSGWIAGAILAAVIASFVAVAASRRMPEAGPAGRVVVLVILVASWGGMAATHRAHGAHLTASAEAPAGAKPNFVFIVIDALRADHLGLYGYSRPTSPMIDRLAKDGIVFENAVAPSAWTLPSMSSILTSTFPGQHGTVERGDTLPHDLPKISTTLKTAGYETAAFTANAWLKRTFAFDDGFDAYEDLDRLSLARRLLGVELKNLVLRRLDKIRLDPELVPVAEDLTSRAEGWLAEKGAKPFFLYLHYMDVHAPYNAIPKYHGKFCSGHRFDVKDHWLESRFRAGRYRNDEAVRAHVIELYDEDIAATDESVGRLIEAVRASPLAASTTIVLVADHGEEFYEHGFTTHGNNLHREVLHVPLIMWPAGGGAKGERIPSRVSTLDLFPTLIEMAGLPAQARVEGISLAGIFRSGGAPAAARPIGSQLFEGGRAWSALYAGDDKLIRIRPPASDPTARTRVKLFHLRADPGEADDAAAREPQLAATLGSALDAFEKVWGIAGSGGRRPGEKVDPETLKQLKALGYIN